taacccttgagggctcatttagcagtaagggaaatatcccaccctctgactcctccacctcaaccaagcttcacaatcatcatcactgtgtaccagcattaaactgtttgtttaaaacttatgctgtgtgtgtacgtgtacatacgatgttaagcgaatccaatttccctataagagttaatgtaaatgagggggttaggttccagggacgcttttttaatatactttcataccatataaaaaaaaaatttccctggaacctaaccccctcatttacactaactcttacggggaaattggatttTCTTAACATTGTTtctcttaaagtcacatttttcaggaacataactacaacattaagtaaGGAGTTAGTGTATATATATGCACTTACTTCAGGACTGAGATTCAAGTTTTAAGCTTCTCAGAAAGTGCATAATACATATTTCATTCTTCCCACTATTTTCAGAGAAAAAAGGTCTTGGCCATTTTAGAATAAATGTACATACTTTCTATTTGAAAGGTTTTTTTTGGAGAAAGTATGTTATCCAAGGAAACTGTTAGCATGTTGTATGGATGCACTTCAGatcattatatatatacacacacagtgccTGCTTCAGAAACTGAATGTTTTCACaagattgttttttatttaaaagcacaATGCATTTTTAGCATCCATGTATATGAAACTTGTGTAATTCTCATGACTGTCTCCTTAAAACACTTGAAATAAATTTTGTAAATTTAGCAAGAAGAGACCAGCATTATCTCAATGTATTTTTCCATTAAGGTATAGCtttttgaataatttttttaaactaataggGAAATTGAGAATTTACATATAATTTCAGACAGTCTCATTGGTATGCATTATCCATTGTGTTGtgcgtaaaaaaaaaaaaaaaaaaaaaaaaaaccctcccaaaATCCACGAGAAAACTAAAGCTTATTTCTCTAAGTGTAAAACGGCTCCTTGTCTTAATACCTGATATTGGAGATAGTGCTTAGATCTTGGCTCAGggctttgtgttttttttaagttgaacTTTGTCACTAATGTGAGTGTGCAAGAAAAAACAATGAAACCCCCACAGGGAGAGCCATCAAAATATTATTTACTGTTGCATTTCTAGACAATGGAGTTAACCGTGGGCAGAACTAATGTCACCCATTAGAAAACAATCATCAGAAGAGACAAGCTCAGATAGTTCGTGATACTCCACCACCCCAATATTTTCAATGCAGGAATGAGGATTTTCCCTCTAATACAAAAGGCTTGTGACCTCCACAGGTCCATTTTTTCCAAGCTGGAAAATAGGCTTGTCCTGGCTAGTTGATGCTTTAAAGGGTGAGGCACACACCTCCTTGTATCTGAAGATATTACTACAGGAAGTTATCCCATCTAAAAGGAATTCTAAGATGGAGCACAACATTCAAATGCTTTTGACACCATCACTGACTGCAGATGCAAACCTCTGAGCTGGCACAAGTTGCCTGTTCccccaagggcctgatccagagccaactgaagtttccattgttttcagtgaCCTCTGGCTCAGGCCCTCGGAGCTGCTGCTTCATGAGGTGTATGCCGATGCTCAGGCATGACGTCGGGATATGTCTCTTCCCCACAGAAGCTTGAATTCACAAGCATCCTTCTGGAAGGAATCTGGATTAGCAATCACTTAGCCACAGATGGACTGTGAGGAAGTGTTCCATGGAAAAGATTATAGGTCATGGAAATTCCAGTTTCTCCCTTAAAATTAACATACCCCCACTACCTCCCCAtgttagtatttttttaaatgttgattttGAAAGGAAAGAGAGCGCAATTAAGCTCTGAGGCTTATCACAGACAATCGTTTCCTCCAGTCATAGTAAAATGCGAGGGTTTGTTTTATGCATTGATGAGCATGTTTCTTTAAGGAGCTGTGGTTGAGAGAAGCATGCCTTTGCTAGGCTGTTTAGCATAAATCTGGCATTAGTCTCTCTCCCAGACCCTTCATTTCAAACCTGCCTCTGGTTTTTATTCCTGTGACTAGACatggcctgggaaaggggaacTTCCAAAGTCCCTTTCAGCTTTTTTTGTGCCTGCATCTCTGTTAACGGGCACTCCGTTACCCACCCAAGATGGGAAGGACCCTTCTGTAGCGAAAGTTGCAGGCTCCCTGCTCAACTCCAggcttaggccatgtctatatgtgcagcggcacagctgtatcaATGCAGCTGGTTtgctgcagcacatctggtgaagatacttgctgatgggagagagcttttCCATCTGCGTAATAAAGCCACCTCCATTAACGGCAGAAGCTCTCTTGCCAACATAGCTCTGTGCTCATGAATGCTTgtgtcagtgtaatttatgtcCCTTAGAGGGGtgatttattcacacccctgagcaacataagttatgccAACCTAAGCCGTAgcataaaccagtggttctcaagcaggggtatgcagaggtcttccagggggtacctcaactcatctagatatctgcctagttttaccacaggctacataaaaagcactagcgaagtacgtacaaactaaaatttcatatgacttgtttatactgctctgtatacactgtacactgaaatgtaaatacaatatttatattccaattaatttattttataatatatggtaaaaatgagtcagccatttttcagtgatagtgtgctgtgacacttttgtattttttaggtctgattttgtaagcaagtagtttttgagTGAGGAGAAACTAGGGAGTTACGCAAGACAAAtgaaactcctgaaaggggtacaggaatctggaaagattgagaaccattggtgtagacatagccatagaagTGACAAACATAAGCGATCCCTCCCTGACTGACACAACATTCTCACTGGATTTCAGAGATCAGTGGAAGCTACATCCTGCCTCTTCCAGCCTTGGTGATTTGCCCAGTGACCTATGAACTCATTAGAAATCTAAAAATGTCCAGTTCTCAATGTTATAAAAAGCACATGCCCTGGGGATGCAGTTGTGTAATGTGGTGGTGAGTAAAGCTCAGCAATGTGGCTGAAGATGTCAGGGAAGAGTTTGTGTATTAACTTCCAACTGCAAACTCTTTGCTCCTTCCCTGTTGAAAAATGGGCTCCACACTCAGAGGATTAATAATTAACGGATATTACTTGATCTCATTCAATCCATTTCACAGAGAGAAATCACAAATTGGCAGCACTTACAGGAACCTCAAAGCATCAGCAGCTCCACTTTGAAGCCAGCAAGCTTTGGAATATTACATTGAGATCTTTTGAAAAGAAGTTCAGAGCAGGAAAAATACCTCATCAGCAATATCCCTCTACTATCGTCACTGTGAAGTGCTGTAAGGGAATCTCTCTGATTAGAGTTCCAAGCATTGTGCTGCACAGCAGAGTTCACTATTATCACTATTACTTCCCAGTCTTTTACAGGGTATATGGCCTCTGTGtgcagtgtgttttgtttttgtgcaaCTTGTGTGTTTGAGAAATTCACCATGTGACTGTGATGCAGAAGAGCAAAGGGACTTTTTTTAACACCGGACTGATCAAAACCATCAAGAGAAAACCCTAAGAAACTGTCCATGGAGAAATTTTAATCTCTGAAACTAAGCACCAGTCTAATGTCTGTTGGCAAAGAGGCCAGCACTCCTGTCCGTCCCATTCCATCCCACCAAAGGAATGCTTTGAGATAGGGTGATGTGCATCTTGCAATGCAAACCCCTGCATGTGAGCTTGAAAGAATTCTAGTGTTAGATTTTGTGTGTAAATTCTATTCGCCCTAGCGGGCTTTATGGGTGCAGATTCTGATACCTGCAGAATCTTTTAAAGATTCCAGAGGTATTTGTACCAACAAAGGCCAGGTGCACAGTTTTGAGTGTAAAAGCAGAAGCCAGGTAGCCATCCCTCTGAAAGTGTCTAGATGACTTTAATGTCTTCACTTTTATAATTTCTGATGTTAGTGGCAAATTTTCCACCAACAATTTCATCGAAATAGGCACATTCCCATGAAACATTCTGATTTTGATTTAACTTTATTTTCTGATGAACAATGACTTCTTTTTTCcctcaaccagctctaataagaAAGTAGAGTTCTTAAGGCTGTAAGGCTCTCTGACTGGACAGTTGATGAAATGGTGATGCTACAGGAGCTGACAGTATAAACTTTAATCTACAAAAGGAAGAGGATGTTTTAGTCATactgtttaaaactgtttttggGAGGGGGGGCGATAAATTGTATATAACGTCAATTGCTAATTATCACTTTGAACAGGGGAATTATctccatcctttcagttaaggtGCTGGAGATCACAGTAAACTCCCTTATGTTTCAGTAGCCCTCAACAAAACTGAAAGCTCACATTTTGAAGGTAAAAaagaaagggaggggaagaggaaccTCTCCAGGAGAAGGGTGGGGAAGATACCTTTTCAGGCCTTCTGGGTAACATTATGAAAACCCCTCAATTTTTAAGTCCCTTGCAGATCATCTTTAATGGAGAAATTAATCCATTGCCACCCAGGATGTATCTAGCCCATGACTTTTAGCTGACCTgtacttttgttttttaagaccACTGCATAGAGACTGTACCTCTTTACTTCAACTGCACTGTGTATTATCTACAGGCTgaaccagcagcagctccactgatcATGGTCAACAAGACCTTAAACTACTGGGATCCTGATTTTGAGGACAATGTCATCAACATTAATGTTGGGGGTCTGCGAAGAAGGCTCAGCTCCAATGCGCTCTCTAAATTCCCCAACACCCGGTTGGGGCGTTTGCTATCCTGCGACTCTGAGGAGTCCATCCTGCAGCTCTGTGATGACTACGATGTGAGCGCCAGGGAGTTCTACTTTGATAGAAACCCAGGCTTCTTCCTATATGTGCTGCACTTCTACCAGACCGGGAAGCTGCATGTCATGGATGAGCTGTGCGTTTTCTCCTTCTGCCAGGAAATAGAGTACTGGGGCATCAACGAGTTCTTCCTGGACTCCTGCTGCAGCTACCGCTACCATGAGCGTAAGCTGGAGAGTCGGCACTACAGCTGGGACGAGGAGAGCGAGGTCAGCAGCGTGGACACATCCCCTGATGAGATCTCTGACTTCAACCACGACCTGCTCCGCTACAGCACCCTGCGCTGTGGCAACTTGCGTAAGCGCCTCTGGCTCACCATGGAGAACCCAGGCTACTCCATCCCCAGCAAACTCTTCAGCTTTGTGTCCATCAGTGTGGTGCTCGTCTCCATAGCCACCATGTGCATCCACAGCATGCCCGAGTACCAGGTACTGGATGAGGATGACAACTTGCTAGGTGATCCTGTCCTGCACAATCTGGAGTATTTCTGTATCGCCTGGTTCACCTTTGAAGTGTCCTCCCGCTTGCTTCTTGCGCCCAACCTGAAGAAGTTCTTCAAGCACCCGCTGAACCTGATTGACATTGTCTCAGTGCTGCCTTTTTACATCACCCTCTTGGTGGATGTGACTCTGGGCAGTGACTCAGAGCTGGGGAACCTGGGCAAGGTGGTGCAGGTGTTCCGGCTCATGAGGATATTCCGGGTGCTGAAGCTGGCTCGGCATTCAACTGGACTGAGGTCACTAGGGGCCACCTTGAAGGTAAACGCTGCTCTATGTCCTTATCTATCACTGTGGTGTGTAGGTGTGAAAGATATGTTTGGTATTTCAATAAGATGTAGCTGGTAGAGGTATCTACAGTACTTCCACTGGGGTCCCAGCTCATAGAATCTGGAAGATTCCTTAGGGTAATGGCAAAAACCTTGcagtatattagaaaaatctgGCATGCTAGGCACTATGTGCTCCCCTTAGAATGCCTGTAGCACCTTATATCCACACACAGGCATTTACACTTGGATTTGTAGACCTGCTTCAAGGAAAGCTAATGGCCATGTGGTACTCCACCATGCCAGTCTCTGCCAATGCAGTACCAGAGTGGTCAGAAAGCACAGGTATAATAGAGCCAGTGGTGTGAATAGTTCCTGGGTTCATCTGGCCTGTCTGTTCTACAAGCCGCACAGGGGCCAAGCTAGCCAGAAGCCACTTAATGTTCTAATACGGCATGACCATGGAGCTCAGCTGTGCGACCTACTCCCCAAACCCAGCTTCTGCAGCTTCATTCTACTTCTGTCTCCAGCATGGCTGAGGGGGGGCCTTCCTAGGAGCATGCTGCCAGCTTGCCCGAGGCCAACGCTCAAGCATTGGTGTCCCTCCTTCTAGGAGATGAGGAGATCCTGGGCCAGCTCTGCTCAGTTGCTTGCAATGCTCTAGtggtctgagtgactggctgaggTGGGCATTGCTTGGAGTGGCAAGCAGGTGCCACGAGACAGCCAAAAGACTGAAGGTGCATCCGGTATAACGGCCTGGGACACAATAGGCCCAGATCAAGGCAGAAAATGTAGCTTTTTGACAAAGAGCAGGACTGAATTCTAGGCACTTTCCCTTCTGCACAGTCTGTAGTCTCTCAAGGTGCAATTCTGAGGGCTGAGCTGGAGAACGCTAGCACCCTGTCCTGAGCAGGCCAGCGGGACAGGTCCAGACTGGGAGATGCCTGAGACACTTGATCTCTTTGAGGGGACCAGGATTCAGACACAGCAGAAGAGACAGCGGTTAAGCAAGTCTGGCAGGAAGAGGAgtctacagactagggaccctCTACAGCAGGTATGCAGCTCTTTACTGTCCAGTGAACTgatgggggctggggaagagtTTTCGGAGGTCATTAAAAACCCTGCTATTAGTGTCCGTATAAGGACCCTCATGAGGCTGAAATCTCCAACCCTAACACAGTCTCCACTCATCTCCTGGCCATATCAGTTCCCCCATGCCATTCTCCATTCACCTCCATATAAATAGCAGCTGCTGATCCCCAGCCCAGTCAATTCAATTCCtcaaggtccgctccccagttgcctggctcCCAAGCagtactgcaatacaaacaatcATAATAGCAGTCATCTATAGTCTAAACAGTAGAGACtcttactgtaaaaaaaaaaattccatactGGGCACTGTGGCCAAAACCTTTCCTTTGATTCTCATCAGCCCACATGCCAGACAGAGGCATCTAAGTAACATGCAGCTGTTCTCTTTACCTGCAGACATACTTCATTGTCTTTCTGGTTACTGTTCAGAGAAACAGTCGTACTCCCTTTTTGCCAGCAAAGTGATAGACATCTAAACTACCACATCCCAGGAGAGTTGGGGGAATAACTATACTGCCCACCCCACCTACTGTCAGACAGCAAATACATCTTTAGAAAGCTAATAGAGATACCAATTAATCTCAGCTTGTATTTTTCTCCCGTTCTTGGCAGCTATGTCCAAAAAAAATTCATAAAGCAAAAATTCATAGATTCTTTGCTATCAAAGAGTGAGGCTATGCATATTTGCTTCCACTCCCACAGAAACACACATACTGCTGATCCTCCTATATCCTTGTCCATGTGACTAGTTCACCAGTGCAAATTTATCAGACTTCCTTCCTTGTTTTCTATGATTCCCTCTTGATAGGCCCCTCTGCAAAGAGTTGTTTTCAAAGCTCTGGTCTCCGTTGTTAGTCATACAAAATGACCATCCCATGTACCCCATATTATCTTGTCAGCACCATATACCCTTATTTTCCTAAATATCTGTGAATGTCTATTGTATGCCCTTTATCATCTCTAGCCAAGGAGATAGTACCTTCCAAGAaggtacacctctactccgatataatgtgacctgatataacacgaattcggatataacgtggtaaagcagtgctccagggggaggCGGGGAGGCTGCGCACttcggcggatcaaagcaagttcgatataatgcagtttcacctataaggcggtaagattttttggctcccgaggacagcgttctatcagggtagaggtatattagAATTCAAATCTGAACTGAAATTGTCACTTAGCATATTTGTATGGCGTCTGGCACATGAGTCGGACTCATAGACCCccctgcaatacaaataataaatcctGGAATTCCTAGGGATATATGGGTATCACTGTGGCTTTTAACTCTTTTCATTTCTTATTTTTCAGTACTGTGGCCACTCCAGCACTGCATACACCCCAAAACCAGCCTGGGATCAGGACGACTGGATTGACAGTGGTGGAATGGCTGCAAAACCTGAGAAACTGGGAAGACTAATTCTTGTACATGCACAGAGACAAAAATAGTTAGTGCCAGGGTCCCACGGACCTATATTATGATCACCATATGTGGTTCTGCAGTGTATGGTTGAGGCCCCCTACATGGACCAGCAGACTTGAAAAGTAGTGAGACTTTTAAAATCAAACATGTTATAAAAGCCTGAAACACAACACATGTCTTAAGGCCCATGTTTTCAAGTGTTTTTTAAGATTTCTGTTTCTAAAGTAATAGTTGTTCTTGTTACATAAGTAGATAAAACAATTCCATTTCATTCTGAAAACCTGTCTCAAAAGTGAGCATTTAGCTGAGGAATCTGGCAAAGGATGGCTATAAACATAATGTAAAATTGTTACTTTCTTGGTTGCAGAATTCCAATAAAGCTGTACATGTGGGAAAGGCTCCCTGAACTCTGTGTTGCGGCTAAGTGTGAATGATAGTGCAACAGAGCTGGGACTGACAAGCTGATTGTATGTTATGCGGGGGTGAAGCCTGGGAAACTAGGATTTTCCTGGGCTTTGACTCAGCCTGAGCTACTGATTTGCTGAAGGATGCTGAGCAAAGTCTCTCTTGATCTACTTTGGGAGAGATTGAAATCTCACTGAAAACACCAAACCACTGCGTCAGATTTAAGTTTCTTTTTGCTGGGCATGTAAATTACAAAGTATTGTTAACATCTTCCTCCCTTCTGCAAAAGCATACAGCATCAGAGGAATGAAAGCCCATTGACATAAGAGGGAAGTAGGGAGTTGGTATCTTTGGCAAGTGGACTGATTAGCATTAGTGCCAGAGACATGAGCAGTGAGATTTCTGCTGTTTATTGTAAAGAAACTCTGGATGTTCATCAAATCACCCGggacctaatccaaagcccattaaagtaaTGAACCTTTCCATTCCCTTCTCTGGTCTTTGGAGCCAGCACTTGGTTCTGACAAAGCCTCTCCAGGGGACAAAGGCCCACGTGAAAGAGGATCTGCTACAAGCCAGACCCAGCTACGCTTCACCCCCACCTCATTGTCTGCTCCTAGCTATTGTACTTTATTCTGTCCCTCCAGCCTCTTTTATTTTTAACTCTTCCTGAACAATTGTCCCTGGTACTCCATGCTGCTAAGAGGCTGCCTGTTTGAAACTAACTTCCAGGAGATGCTGCCAGTGAGCCAGCAGTTGCAGCAAACATCAGGGAACCTCTGCTCTGATTAGTCCATCAGGCTTGGAAGGCCAATTCGTGATATTAGATGCAGCTATCATGCTTCTCAGATACAGgtgaggtgcctaactctcattgaaagtcagtgggagtgcCTAACTCAggtgcttttgtaaatcccaGTAGGCATCTATCTGTATCTTTAGATCCTATGTGTCCTGGGCAAGTACAAAAGGCTAGATTTACAGCAGTCACACAGGAAGCTTACACCGAAGCCAGGAAGTGCATCcaagtctcagtccagtgctcaaTCCAGGAGAACATCCTTCTTCCCCTTAATTCTCACTTGTGCCTGGGCAGGGACTGTGATTCCAGAGTCTTACACCACATGGACACAACAGAATATGCCAAGGAGCGACTTCCAGTCTTCACACTGCAGTcccttttgtttatttatattgtATCCTCACCCTAGTGTCCTAAGATGGAAGCTGAGCTTGGTTTGATTTTCCTTTATTGCATTAGAGAAAATACCTTGTGCTTCTTTGAAAAAGCCCTACCCTGACTCACGTAAAGCCCAGTTACAGGCAAACCTCTCTGGCTTTAGGGCTCTGATTTCATCAGAGCCAGTTAGCTTAGCTCCAGTAGTTGCTTAGTAGGGAGACTTCTAAAGCAGCTGCTATTGGGGTGATTATAGTAATTTCTTCCAAACCCACAGTCTCTCCTGCAAACAATCACTTAATAGAAGCAGCCATGTTCTTATGGAGTTACCAATGagcaatgcattttaaaaacaaatgactcTGCACAGGCAGAAACCAGTTTCCAAACATGACAATCTCAGATTCCTCAAGCCCCCATGTTCTAGTTCTGGCTGCGGTTTGTAAAACTGAAATGTCTGAGTTACAGAATCACATGACTTCTACTTTTCTTGCTCTCCAATAACTCCCAGTGGCTAAACAGAtactcttttaaaatgtataaacaaTTTCCCTCTCATTATTGCTGTCAGGCTGGGGCCATTGGAGGTGCTGCTATGTTCCTGCCAGGAGCAAGTGTTTTATAGCCAGTTGGTAAGTCCCTGAAAATCGAGCTGCATTGCACACTCTGACCTAGCTTTCCCCACAGGATGTCATTTTGGAATCCACAGCTGCAGGTGATGGTAGAGGAAGATTAGATTGTTCCTCCTTGAAATTATTAGAAACTGCTCAGCTCCTGTCGATAGTAATCTTGGGCTTGGTCTGGGGTGGCGGGGGAGAAATctatctaagatatgcaacttcagctatgagaatagcgtaactgaagtcgatatatcttagattgacttactttgtGTCCTCAGGGTGCAGGATCGACTgccgccgctcccccgtcgactctgcttccacctctcgccctggtggagttccggagtcgaggGGGAACacattcggggatcgatgtatcgtgtCTGGACTAcctgatctggcaggtagtgtagacataccctaagcaaAGCCTTGTTTGTATCCTGCTGTGGGATCAACCTTCTTATTCTCTCATCTGGACCATGGAAGTTCTGGACACCTGAACATCCACGTTCTGATTTCCTTCCTCCAATGAGTGAAAATCAAGTTGGCTGGTGccacatcacacacacaaaaatctgttAAGTACAGtcacatagctcagtggtttgagccttggcctgctaaacctagagttgtgagttcaatccttgaggggaccacttagggatctggggcaaaatcagtagttggtcctgctagtgaaggcaggggactggacttgacctttcagggttccttccagttctatgagatagctatatctccatatatacCTCTCGGTATTAGTTACAATCAGAAAGCTACTGAACTACATCAGGAACCCTCCCGCGTGCGGCATTGGGCACTCTGACTAGCATCAGGTAAGTATACCTCTTAACTCAGCTAGTTCTTAGTCACTTAATGTTTAGCTCTAGGTTAGCTGGTTTTCTGTTTTCGCAGTCTGCACTGATTCATGCCTGTTTTGTCCatctctgtgggtatgtcttcactgcagagttagctcAGCTCTTACGCAGGTGTTGCCCATAACCATCCTCACACACCCAAACCTCGCACCTGAGTTTGATGGTGCTTTCAACCAAGGTAAGCTAGCCTGGATGGGGGTTTGGGTTATAGCCCAGGCTCCACTCTCAGGTTGGTAACCTACCCACTTTGCACTGAGAACATAGGCTAACTCACGTGAGTGCTGATAATCCTCCAGTGCCTACCCACACTTCCCCTGTGGGCCCAGAAGGTCAGACAAGTTCTCCCCCTATTCACTGGGAAAGGATCAGTGCAGCTCAGCTTACTACAGCACAAAGAATCATGGGATATGTCTCCAAGTGTCCTAGCAACCACAGGGTAGGGGGCTTGGAGGGTGGTACACTTACAGTGCAGACACAGTAACTCAGGTAGGGCTTTGCAGTGCAGCTGCTCACTCCAGGCTCAGGCTAACTTGGGTGCTCAGACCCAGTTGCCAATCACCTGAGTGAACTCTGCAGTGAAGTTACCCTAACTTTTAGCCTAACATTTTGAACATGCGATGTTATGAGCAGTACTTTCTCCATAGGCACAGTTTGACTTCTacactgtggggcgggggggagctccaATCAGGTCAATGAGGCCACACATGAGGAGGCAAATTCCATGCCTGCCCAAGGCTTGCAATTCAGGGGTGGGGAGCAATGCCCCCCTACTCCTCCAAACTATGCCCATGATCTTATCTATAAAATGAACACATGCAAACATACTTTGTGATGCAGTTAGGACTGCTGCACTCAGAACGTGCCCCCGGGCTTTGTCATCTGGCTATCCACCTGCACACACACCTCTGTACTGGCCCACATTGAAAACATGAATCTTTTAGCAGTTGGGTGAATTTATATAAGGTAAGAAGAACAAGTGAAGTTGCTTCCTTTTTGCTGAGTTGGCCTTGCTGTATTGACAGGCTTAGCTCCTTCTCTCAGGGCTAGAAGACAGAGTGGTTGCCATCTGCC
Above is a genomic segment from Gopherus flavomarginatus isolate rGopFla2 chromosome 11, rGopFla2.mat.asm, whole genome shotgun sequence containing:
- the KCNS1 gene encoding potassium voltage-gated channel subfamily S member 1 encodes the protein MVNKTLNYWDPDFEDNVININVGGLRRRLSSNALSKFPNTRLGRLLSCDSEESILQLCDDYDVSAREFYFDRNPGFFLYVLHFYQTGKLHVMDELCVFSFCQEIEYWGINEFFLDSCCSYRYHERKLESRHYSWDEESEVSSVDTSPDEISDFNHDLLRYSTLRCGNLRKRLWLTMENPGYSIPSKLFSFVSISVVLVSIATMCIHSMPEYQVLDEDDNLLGDPVLHNLEYFCIAWFTFEVSSRLLLAPNLKKFFKHPLNLIDIVSVLPFYITLLVDVTLGSDSELGNLGKVVQVFRLMRIFRVLKLARHSTGLRSLGATLKHSYREVGILLLYLAVGVSVFSGVAYTAEKEEDVGFDTIPACWWWGTVSMTTVGYGDVVPVTVAGKLAASGCILGGILVVALPITIIFNKFSHFYRRQKALEAAVRNSDKKEPKGSENYPSQNHDSEALGEAFQEGGREDFHDLTRHTLPAH